A window of the Burkholderia sp. 9120 genome harbors these coding sequences:
- a CDS encoding DUF1003 domain-containing protein, translating to MSDAKHEKPQPSHAQGNHHYRFHLPHVHLTSVFGDDWFALKAEAFARFFGTPTFLIAQTLIVAVWIVVNMLGWTKFDVYPFILLNLAFSLQAAYAAPLILLAQTRQADRDKVHADADARHREDIATASEQRQALAARQTEQLVALLEQNTQLTALTKQMSERIESLTLELHNKLAQFGPSA from the coding sequence ATGAGCGACGCGAAACACGAGAAGCCCCAGCCATCACACGCGCAGGGCAATCATCATTATCGATTCCATCTGCCGCATGTTCATCTCACGTCGGTTTTCGGCGACGACTGGTTCGCGCTGAAGGCGGAAGCCTTCGCGCGATTCTTCGGCACGCCGACCTTCCTGATTGCGCAGACCTTGATCGTGGCGGTGTGGATTGTCGTGAACATGCTGGGCTGGACCAAGTTCGACGTCTACCCGTTTATCCTGCTGAATCTCGCCTTCAGTCTTCAGGCCGCGTACGCCGCGCCGCTGATCCTGCTCGCGCAAACGCGCCAGGCGGATCGCGACAAGGTTCATGCGGATGCCGACGCGCGTCATCGCGAGGATATCGCCACGGCGAGCGAGCAGCGTCAGGCGCTGGCCGCGCGTCAGACCGAGCAACTGGTGGCGTTGCTCGAGCAGAACACGCAGCTCACCGCGCTGACCAAGCAGATGAGCGAACGCATTGAATCGTTGACGCTGGAATTGCACAACAAGCTGGCGCAATTCGGTCCCAGCGCTTAA
- a CDS encoding glutathione S-transferase C-terminal domain-containing protein, which yields MPTLFSYPDLFGVADNNPFGLKVFAFMRLCGMDFEHRHILDTRLAPRGQLPYLADGDVTIGDSDGIILYLKEKYDLGIDSALSPGQLNLDFLVRRTLDDLYWPMSFSRWRDERFWPSFREAILTTHADITASDLEAAREYNRLRYHYQGIGRYEPDQIYARGIDDLRVVADLLGPDGFVFGPRPTSVDAAIYGFVANIYYYDIDTPLKRYVLSRPALVRHCKAIHARIESPRGGGQKANDTTTTLLT from the coding sequence ATGCCAACGCTATTTTCCTATCCCGATCTGTTCGGCGTAGCGGATAACAATCCGTTCGGCCTGAAAGTTTTCGCGTTCATGCGCTTGTGCGGAATGGACTTCGAGCATCGCCATATCCTGGACACCCGCCTCGCGCCGCGTGGCCAACTGCCTTATCTCGCCGACGGCGACGTAACGATCGGCGACAGCGACGGCATCATTCTCTATCTGAAGGAAAAGTACGATTTAGGCATCGACAGCGCACTGTCGCCGGGACAACTGAATCTCGATTTCCTGGTCCGCCGGACGCTCGACGATCTGTACTGGCCGATGAGTTTTTCGCGCTGGCGCGACGAGCGTTTCTGGCCGTCTTTCCGCGAGGCCATTCTCACCACGCACGCCGACATCACCGCGAGCGACCTCGAAGCGGCGCGTGAATACAATCGCTTGCGGTATCACTACCAAGGCATCGGCCGTTATGAGCCGGACCAGATCTATGCACGAGGTATCGACGATCTGCGCGTCGTGGCGGACCTCCTCGGCCCTGACGGGTTTGTTTTTGGACCTCGCCCTACCAGCGTCGACGCAGCGATCTATGGCTTCGTCGCGAACATCTACTATTACGACATCGACACGCCGTTAAAACGGTACGTGCTATCGCGGCCCGCACTCGTTCGACATTGCAAAGCCATTCATGCGCGGATCGAATCGCCGCGCGGCGGCGGCCAGAAGGCTAACGACACGACGACCACTCTACTAACCTGA
- a CDS encoding HAMP domain-containing sensor histidine kinase, translating into MKFSLRPPDTIGWRIALTVGSAIVGVLLLSVVFNHFAGVWARPSVEETALLGRANDIILMVEAVPDSYRQPVASASRIPTTSVDWYPVNSPTAAVLATAPRTTRADAELTQWFAANGHPRTVLLFKSDDGLSGRLPRYDRTRDPHAYFMAAGLSDGSWLVFTATRRAWGLPRPAQIAIALGFVALSILAASVVSTYYLSKPLRRFADDLRRFGGDPRSGPVREAGPRELRAAIAAFNALQAQLRKFVEDRTAMLAAMSHDLRTPLTKIRLRGEFIEDDDQRERLFRDVDDLQAMADSALSFFRDDYKDEEATVFDFAGLLRTIADDYSDQGKPVFYAGPERFAFSGRPFSFRRACANLVDNALKYGNRAELELKCSATQIHLKVIDHGPGIPSYALEKVFAPFYRLEQSRNRSTGGMGLGLTSARAVIQAHGGDISLSNRRGGGLEVNVTLPAVS; encoded by the coding sequence ATGAAATTCAGTTTGCGGCCGCCCGATACCATCGGCTGGCGTATCGCGCTCACGGTCGGCTCCGCGATTGTCGGCGTGCTGCTGCTGAGCGTGGTGTTCAATCATTTCGCGGGCGTATGGGCGCGGCCCTCGGTCGAGGAAACCGCGCTGCTCGGGCGGGCCAACGACATCATCCTGATGGTCGAGGCCGTACCCGACAGCTATCGTCAGCCGGTGGCCAGCGCTTCACGTATTCCGACGACCTCGGTTGACTGGTATCCGGTGAACTCGCCGACCGCAGCCGTGCTCGCCACGGCGCCCAGGACAACCCGCGCCGACGCGGAACTGACGCAGTGGTTCGCGGCGAACGGGCACCCGCGCACCGTGTTGCTGTTCAAATCGGACGACGGTCTATCCGGCCGCTTGCCGCGCTATGACCGCACGCGCGACCCGCATGCGTACTTCATGGCCGCCGGACTGAGCGACGGCAGTTGGCTCGTGTTCACCGCCACCCGCCGCGCGTGGGGACTGCCGCGGCCGGCACAGATCGCGATTGCGCTGGGGTTCGTGGCGCTCTCCATTCTGGCGGCCTCGGTCGTGTCCACGTATTACCTGTCGAAGCCGTTACGGCGTTTTGCCGACGACCTGCGCCGTTTCGGCGGCGATCCGCGTTCCGGCCCGGTGCGCGAAGCGGGACCGCGCGAACTGCGCGCCGCGATCGCGGCGTTCAACGCGCTGCAGGCGCAGTTGCGCAAGTTTGTCGAAGACCGTACCGCGATGCTGGCGGCCATGTCGCACGATCTGCGCACACCGCTCACGAAAATCCGGCTGCGCGGCGAATTTATCGAAGACGACGATCAGCGCGAGCGCCTGTTCCGCGATGTCGACGATTTGCAGGCCATGGCGGATTCCGCGCTGTCTTTCTTTCGCGACGACTACAAGGACGAAGAGGCGACCGTGTTCGATTTCGCCGGCCTGTTGCGCACCATCGCCGACGACTACAGCGATCAGGGCAAGCCGGTTTTCTACGCCGGCCCGGAGCGTTTCGCGTTCAGCGGACGGCCGTTTTCATTCCGGCGCGCGTGTGCGAACCTGGTCGACAATGCGTTGAAATACGGCAACCGCGCGGAGCTGGAGCTCAAATGCTCGGCCACGCAGATCCACCTGAAAGTGATCGATCACGGCCCGGGTATTCCGTCGTATGCACTCGAAAAAGTGTTCGCGCCGTTTTACCGCCTCGAGCAGTCGCGCAACCGCTCGACGGGCGGCATGGGTTTGGGGCTGACGTCGGCGCGTGCGGTGATTCAGGCGCATGGCGGCGATATTTCGCTGAGCAACCGGCGAGGCGGCGGGTTGGAAGTGAACGTGACGCTGCCGGCGGTGTCTTGA
- a CDS encoding helix-turn-helix transcriptional regulator, whose translation MKEFLLKRYPMTRLPLPRSVMASLTQHRHGERISWHQHHHGQLVFAVRGVVRALTPQHTWTLPQSRALWLPSNVDHELHAVGAVELCNVYIEPEVFEWQWSEPLALSASPLLRELALNLSAGGDDYAPTSQAALSAPLLLKVIAEAATMPESGVPLPHDERLLKICEHLMNDPGSDTSLDFWAARMGASGRTFARRFKDETGMTFGLWRQHMRVDEAISRLTLGQPVARVAGELGYSSASAFIVMFRQITGSAPQQYLSA comes from the coding sequence ATGAAAGAGTTTTTACTGAAGCGTTATCCGATGACGCGGCTGCCGTTGCCGCGCAGCGTGATGGCATCGTTGACGCAGCATCGGCACGGCGAACGGATTTCGTGGCATCAGCATCATCATGGGCAACTGGTGTTCGCGGTGCGCGGGGTGGTGCGCGCGCTGACGCCGCAGCACACCTGGACGCTGCCGCAATCGCGCGCGTTGTGGTTGCCGTCGAACGTCGATCACGAATTGCACGCGGTCGGCGCGGTCGAGTTGTGCAACGTGTATATCGAACCCGAAGTGTTCGAGTGGCAGTGGAGCGAACCGCTGGCGCTGTCGGCGTCGCCGTTGCTGCGCGAACTCGCGCTCAATCTGAGTGCCGGCGGCGACGACTACGCGCCCACGAGCCAGGCTGCGCTGTCCGCGCCATTGCTGCTCAAGGTCATCGCCGAAGCCGCTACGATGCCGGAAAGCGGTGTGCCGTTACCGCACGACGAGCGCCTGCTGAAGATCTGCGAACACCTGATGAACGACCCCGGCAGCGACACGTCGCTCGATTTCTGGGCCGCACGCATGGGCGCAAGCGGCCGCACGTTCGCGCGCCGCTTCAAGGACGAAACCGGCATGACGTTCGGTCTGTGGCGTCAGCATATGCGGGTCGACGAAGCCATTTCGCGCCTCACGCTCGGCCAACCCGTGGCGCGCGTGGCGGGCGAGCTCGGCTACAGCAGCGCGAGCGCTTTTATCGTGATGTTTCGCCAGATCACCGGCAGCGCGCCTCAGCAATACTTGTCCGCCTGA
- a CDS encoding GNAT family N-acetyltransferase codes for MLALPQNLGLATDLLLHAETGSVESTGRYVVVRTPQAPDYFFGNLLVLRERPSASDIDRLEDDFARLVGVPPSIAHRTFMWAETWPEKDASTVDLAAFVERGYDATLYRVLTTTPDRIRPAVARPNLEVRAFHSQRDWDDWAAMQLANMPDPADPTSQRYMAQQQIAHKNVIARGLGAWWGAFIDGEQVGSLGLFFFGRIGRFQAVITSEQHRNQGICKTLVSEVIRATAGSADHLVMVADESYHAGKIYESLGFAEHGRLGSVCREPEPASGTP; via the coding sequence ATGCTCGCACTGCCCCAGAACCTTGGACTCGCTACCGATCTCCTGCTGCATGCCGAAACCGGCAGCGTGGAATCGACGGGTCGCTACGTGGTGGTTCGCACGCCTCAGGCGCCGGACTACTTTTTCGGCAACCTGCTGGTGTTGCGTGAGAGGCCTTCGGCCAGCGATATCGACCGACTGGAGGACGATTTCGCGCGGCTCGTCGGTGTCCCGCCGTCGATCGCGCATCGCACGTTTATGTGGGCTGAAACGTGGCCTGAAAAAGATGCGAGCACCGTGGATCTCGCGGCGTTTGTCGAGCGCGGTTACGACGCCACGCTGTACCGCGTACTGACGACAACGCCCGATCGAATCCGCCCGGCCGTCGCCCGCCCGAACCTCGAAGTCCGCGCATTCCACTCACAGCGCGACTGGGACGATTGGGCCGCCATGCAACTCGCGAATATGCCGGACCCAGCCGACCCCACCTCGCAGCGCTACATGGCGCAGCAGCAGATCGCCCATAAAAACGTCATCGCCCGCGGCCTCGGCGCATGGTGGGGGGCATTTATCGACGGCGAGCAGGTGGGTAGTCTCGGGCTGTTCTTTTTCGGCCGTATCGGGCGCTTTCAGGCGGTCATCACCAGCGAGCAGCATCGCAACCAGGGGATCTGCAAAACCCTGGTCAGCGAGGTAATCCGCGCGACGGCGGGTTCAGCCGATCACCTGGTGATGGTGGCGGACGAGAGCTATCACGCCGGAAAAATCTACGAATCGCTCGGCTTCGCGGAGCACGGCCGGCTCGGCAGCGTGTGCCGCGAGCCTGAGCCGGCGAGCGGAACACCATAA
- a CDS encoding MipA/OmpV family protein, whose amino-acid sequence MASSSKSTRRIADVVKKVCCRDYPLLLAAALLMSSRFAWAGGVDNEADSGFTVLSNATNVTHWGLGAGVGVDASPYRGDKARITPIPLFYIDNKWINAYATRLDLKVGQWSGVTVALRARVGILEGYRASDAPILNGLPNRDSLTFWYGPVVGWHTAFGTLTGSYLLGGNKGQQASLEFKKAFEMGRWSIEPHADATWFAGKYVDYYYGVTSSEARAGRPAYDGSSAVNATIGTRVAYQLAPRQSVSLDLQVTRLGSGIADSPLVGRRFIPAARVGYLYQFQ is encoded by the coding sequence ATGGCGAGTTCGTCGAAATCCACGCGTCGTATTGCCGACGTCGTGAAGAAGGTCTGTTGCCGCGACTATCCGCTGCTGCTGGCCGCCGCGCTGCTGATGAGTTCCCGCTTCGCGTGGGCGGGCGGCGTCGACAACGAGGCCGATTCCGGCTTCACCGTGTTGAGCAACGCGACCAACGTGACGCACTGGGGCCTGGGCGCCGGCGTGGGCGTCGATGCGTCGCCCTATCGCGGCGATAAGGCGCGCATCACACCGATCCCGCTGTTCTACATCGACAATAAATGGATCAACGCGTACGCCACGCGGCTCGATCTCAAGGTCGGACAATGGAGCGGCGTGACAGTTGCATTGCGCGCGCGCGTGGGGATTCTCGAAGGCTATCGGGCCTCGGATGCGCCGATCCTGAACGGCCTGCCGAATCGCGACAGCCTGACGTTCTGGTACGGCCCGGTGGTGGGCTGGCATACGGCATTCGGCACGCTCACCGGCAGCTATCTGCTGGGCGGCAACAAAGGCCAGCAGGCCAGCCTCGAATTCAAGAAGGCGTTCGAAATGGGACGCTGGAGCATCGAGCCGCATGCCGACGCCACCTGGTTCGCCGGCAAATACGTCGACTACTACTACGGCGTGACGTCGTCGGAGGCGCGCGCCGGGCGGCCTGCGTATGACGGCAGTTCAGCAGTGAACGCGACGATCGGCACACGCGTCGCGTATCAGCTCGCGCCGCGCCAGTCGGTGAGTCTCGATCTGCAGGTGACGCGCCTCGGCAGCGGCATCGCCGATAGCCCGCTGGTCGGCAGGCGCTTCATTCCCGCCGCGCGCGTCGGGTATCTGTATCAGTTCCAGTAA
- a CDS encoding GAF domain-containing protein encodes MPYVPSTRHIDRVCNVIEGRMVRPGVDGARLASSYRRSLEQYHLDPGATVGPRVLTVPELRDVQHREESFLRASGQCLSRLHEMVREADYCVMLTDAQGVTIDYRVDRERRHDFKRAGLYLGSCWSESEEGTCGVASVLLDAEPITVHRMDHFRAAFTTLTCSASPIFGLHGELLGVLDASAVRSPDERESQRLVNHIVRQSALLIEDAYFLNAATDCWVLLAHRNRHYVEAQPEILIAVDACGNAIAANRRARECVPALNQLPRHVTTLFDIPAERLFDAKATRGLVSLRLNDTGSPLYARVRPPLLARTARRPAQTARDLAAAQTATQTTAQTTPPLSDNDALERSRIVAAMSDAKWRTELAAQALGISRATLYRRIARLGIKPPHKC; translated from the coding sequence ATGCCGTACGTTCCGTCAACCCGACATATCGACCGCGTGTGCAACGTCATCGAAGGGCGGATGGTGCGTCCTGGCGTGGACGGTGCGCGGCTCGCGTCCTCGTACCGGCGGTCGCTCGAGCAATATCACCTCGATCCGGGCGCGACCGTCGGGCCGCGCGTGCTCACCGTGCCCGAATTGCGCGACGTCCAGCATCGCGAGGAATCGTTTCTGCGTGCGTCCGGGCAGTGTCTGTCGCGGCTGCATGAAATGGTGCGCGAAGCCGACTACTGCGTGATGCTGACCGACGCGCAAGGCGTGACGATCGACTACCGCGTCGACCGCGAGCGGCGTCACGATTTCAAGCGCGCGGGCCTGTATCTCGGTTCGTGCTGGTCGGAAAGCGAGGAGGGCACCTGTGGCGTGGCCAGCGTGCTGCTCGACGCCGAGCCGATCACCGTGCATCGCATGGATCATTTTCGCGCGGCGTTCACGACGCTGACCTGCAGCGCGTCGCCGATCTTCGGCCTGCATGGCGAACTGCTCGGCGTGCTGGATGCGTCTGCGGTGCGTTCCCCCGACGAACGCGAGAGCCAGCGGCTCGTCAACCATATCGTGCGGCAGAGCGCGTTGCTGATCGAAGACGCGTATTTCCTCAACGCCGCAACCGACTGCTGGGTGCTGCTCGCGCACCGCAATCGCCATTACGTGGAAGCGCAGCCGGAAATCCTGATTGCCGTCGACGCCTGCGGCAACGCGATCGCCGCGAACCGGCGCGCGCGCGAATGCGTGCCGGCGCTCAATCAATTGCCGCGCCATGTGACGACGTTGTTCGACATCCCGGCTGAGCGCCTGTTCGACGCCAAGGCGACGCGCGGTCTCGTCTCGCTCAGGCTGAACGACACCGGCTCGCCGCTGTATGCGCGGGTGCGTCCGCCTTTGCTCGCGCGCACGGCAAGACGACCAGCGCAAACGGCACGCGATCTCGCCGCAGCGCAGACGGCGACGCAGACCACAGCGCAGACCACGCCGCCCCTGTCCGACAACGACGCGCTCGAACGCAGCCGCATCGTCGCCGCGATGAGCGACGCGAAGTGGCGCACCGAACTGGCCGCGCAGGCGCTGGGTATCTCGCGTGCCACCTTGTACCGGCGCATTGCGCGGCTGGGCATCAAACCGCCGCACAAGTGTTAG
- a CDS encoding alpha/beta hydrolase, whose protein sequence is MHELHIETLQVGALRMRVASQGSGPLVLLCHGFPESWSAWRHQLAALAAAGFRAVAPDMRGYGGTDAPPEADAYTLLHLVGDMVELVNVLGEREAVIVGHDWGAPVAWHAAMLRPDLFRAVVGMSVPFYPPARDDLLTALERQGVRTFYMQYFQTPGVAEAEFEADPEAAIRRVTFSMSGDGPDRIVAGILAPGAGFLDNTVDPETLPAWLDREEIAYVAGEFARTGFRGGLNWYRAIRRTSELMAAWRGCVIRQPSLFVAGAKDDVLKFPGAQARIDHLASVLPGLRGCHILDGAGHWIQRERAAEVSALLVAFLKGL, encoded by the coding sequence TTGCACGAACTTCATATCGAAACGTTGCAGGTCGGCGCGCTGCGCATGCGGGTCGCCAGTCAGGGCAGCGGGCCGCTCGTGCTTTTATGCCACGGGTTTCCCGAGTCGTGGTCCGCGTGGCGGCATCAATTGGCGGCGCTCGCCGCCGCGGGTTTTCGCGCGGTCGCACCGGACATGCGCGGTTACGGCGGCACCGATGCGCCGCCCGAGGCGGATGCCTACACCCTGCTGCATCTCGTCGGCGATATGGTCGAGCTGGTGAATGTTCTCGGTGAGCGCGAGGCGGTGATCGTCGGTCACGACTGGGGTGCGCCGGTCGCCTGGCATGCGGCCATGTTGCGGCCGGACCTGTTCCGCGCGGTGGTCGGTATGAGCGTGCCGTTTTATCCCCCTGCCCGCGACGATTTGCTGACGGCACTGGAACGGCAAGGCGTGCGCACCTTCTACATGCAGTACTTCCAGACGCCCGGGGTGGCCGAAGCCGAGTTCGAGGCGGATCCCGAAGCCGCCATTCGGCGCGTGACCTTCAGCATGTCGGGCGATGGGCCCGATCGTATCGTCGCCGGGATATTGGCCCCGGGCGCGGGATTTCTCGACAACACAGTCGATCCGGAAACGCTGCCGGCATGGCTCGATCGTGAAGAGATTGCTTATGTGGCCGGCGAGTTTGCGCGCACCGGTTTTCGCGGCGGCCTGAACTGGTATCGCGCGATTCGGCGCACGTCGGAATTAATGGCCGCGTGGCGCGGCTGCGTGATCCGGCAGCCTTCGCTGTTCGTGGCCGGCGCGAAAGACGACGTGCTCAAGTTTCCCGGCGCGCAGGCCCGTATCGACCATCTTGCGAGCGTGCTGCCCGGCCTGCGCGGCTGCCATATTCTCGACGGTGCCGGCCATTGGATTCAGCGCGAGCGCGCAGCGGAAGTGAGCGCTCTGCTCGTGGCGTTTCTGAAGGGTTTGTAG
- a CDS encoding response regulator transcription factor, with protein sequence MTYMPHVLVVDDEEDIRSLLTGFFRRHGHEVSIATDGVTLFEMLNSRPIDLVILDVMLPGEDGFSLCRRLRATSKVPVIMLTAVADHVDRVVGLEIGADDYLVKPFDARELLARVKAVLRRTTQSDVAVASTGTRPMLSFAGWRLDIARRELRSTDNTLMILSSTEFDLLLAFAEHPQRVLSREQLLDLAHGAAHEVYDRSIDVQVARLRRKLDLDDKEPPVIRTVRGGGYMFTPTVRRG encoded by the coding sequence ATGACTTATATGCCGCACGTACTGGTGGTTGACGACGAAGAGGACATCCGGTCCTTATTGACGGGGTTTTTTCGCCGACATGGCCACGAGGTCAGTATCGCGACCGACGGCGTCACGCTCTTCGAAATGCTCAACAGCCGACCCATCGACCTGGTGATTCTCGACGTCATGCTGCCCGGCGAAGACGGCTTCAGCCTGTGCCGGCGTTTGCGCGCCACGTCGAAAGTGCCCGTGATCATGCTCACCGCGGTGGCCGATCACGTGGATCGCGTGGTCGGCCTCGAAATCGGCGCGGACGATTACCTGGTGAAACCGTTCGACGCGCGCGAATTGCTCGCTCGCGTCAAAGCCGTTTTGCGTCGCACGACGCAATCCGATGTCGCGGTGGCGAGCACCGGCACGCGGCCGATGCTGTCGTTCGCCGGTTGGCGGCTCGATATTGCCCGGCGCGAATTGCGCTCCACCGACAACACGCTGATGATCCTGTCCAGCACCGAATTCGATCTGCTGCTGGCGTTCGCGGAACACCCGCAACGCGTGCTGTCGCGCGAGCAGTTGCTCGATCTCGCGCATGGCGCGGCGCATGAGGTGTACGACCGCAGCATCGACGTGCAGGTCGCGCGTCTGCGCCGCAAGCTCGATCTCGACGACAAGGAACCGCCCGTGATCCGCACGGTGCGCGGCGGCGGCTACATGTTCACCCCCACGGTGCGGCGCGGATGA
- a CDS encoding NAD(P)/FAD-dependent oxidoreductase — translation MPENNLKPTISGVLETLEGALKRGDVAAAVELFQPDCYWRDLVAFTWNIKTLEGREQIADMLSAQLGAIKPSSFKLAEPEPATDANGVTQGWITFETEAARGSGFIRLKDGRIWTLLTTMAELKGHEEPKGAKRPMGAEHGARENRTSWKENREAELDALGTSTQPYCLVVGGGQGGIGLGARLRQLGVPTIIIDKNERPGDAWRKRYKTLCLHDPVWYDHMPYLPFPDNWPVFTPKDKIGDWLEMYTNVMELNYWGGTTCKSAVYDETKGVWTVEVQRGDRTIVLHPKQLVLATGMSGKPNLPKFKGMDVFKGEQHHSSQHPGPDNYRGKKVVVIGANNSSHDICAALWEAGVDVTMVQRSSTHIVKSDSLMELALGDLYSERAVAAGMTTAKADLTFASIPYAILHEFQIPVFNAIRERDAEFYAKLEKSGFMLDFGDDESGLFMKYLRRGSGYYIDVGASQLVADGKIKLKSGVDVVELKEHSVLLSDGSELEADVVVYATGYGSMNGWAADLISREVADKVGKVWGLGSNTTKDPGPWEGEQRNMWKPTQQQALWFHGGNLHQSRHYSQYLSLQLKARMEGIATPVFGLQEVHHLS, via the coding sequence ATGCCTGAAAATAACCTCAAACCTACGATATCCGGCGTGCTGGAGACGCTGGAAGGCGCGCTGAAACGCGGCGATGTCGCGGCCGCCGTCGAGCTGTTCCAGCCCGATTGCTACTGGCGCGATCTGGTCGCGTTCACGTGGAATATCAAAACCCTGGAAGGCCGCGAGCAAATCGCGGACATGTTGAGCGCGCAACTAGGCGCGATCAAACCGTCGAGTTTCAAGCTCGCGGAGCCGGAACCCGCCACTGACGCGAACGGCGTCACGCAAGGCTGGATCACGTTCGAAACGGAGGCGGCGCGCGGCAGCGGCTTCATTCGTTTGAAGGACGGCCGCATCTGGACCCTGCTGACCACCATGGCCGAACTCAAAGGCCACGAAGAGCCGAAGGGAGCGAAGCGGCCGATGGGCGCCGAACACGGCGCGCGCGAGAACCGCACGAGCTGGAAGGAAAATCGCGAGGCCGAACTCGACGCGCTCGGCACTTCCACGCAGCCGTATTGCCTGGTCGTCGGCGGCGGACAGGGCGGTATCGGGCTCGGCGCGCGGCTACGGCAACTCGGCGTGCCGACCATCATCATCGATAAAAACGAGCGGCCGGGCGACGCCTGGCGCAAGCGCTACAAGACGCTTTGCCTGCACGATCCGGTCTGGTACGACCATATGCCCTACCTGCCGTTTCCGGACAACTGGCCGGTCTTCACGCCGAAAGACAAGATCGGCGACTGGCTCGAGATGTACACGAATGTGATGGAGCTGAACTACTGGGGCGGCACGACCTGCAAGTCCGCCGTGTACGACGAAACCAAGGGCGTATGGACGGTCGAAGTCCAGCGCGGCGACCGCACGATCGTGTTGCACCCGAAGCAACTGGTGCTCGCGACCGGCATGTCGGGCAAGCCGAATCTGCCGAAATTCAAGGGCATGGACGTGTTCAAGGGCGAGCAGCACCACTCGTCGCAGCATCCCGGTCCGGACAACTATCGCGGCAAGAAGGTGGTGGTGATCGGCGCGAACAATTCGTCGCATGACATTTGCGCCGCGCTCTGGGAAGCGGGCGTCGATGTGACGATGGTGCAGCGTTCGTCGACCCATATCGTCAAGTCGGATTCGCTGATGGAGCTCGCGCTCGGCGACTTGTATTCGGAGCGCGCGGTCGCGGCCGGCATGACGACCGCGAAGGCCGATCTGACCTTTGCGTCGATCCCGTACGCGATTCTTCACGAGTTCCAGATTCCGGTGTTCAACGCGATCCGCGAGCGCGACGCCGAGTTTTACGCCAAGCTGGAAAAAAGCGGCTTCATGCTCGATTTCGGCGACGACGAATCCGGCCTCTTCATGAAGTATCTGCGGCGCGGCTCGGGCTATTACATCGACGTCGGCGCGTCGCAACTGGTGGCCGACGGCAAGATCAAGCTGAAAAGCGGCGTCGACGTGGTCGAGCTGAAAGAGCATTCGGTGTTGCTGAGCGACGGCAGCGAGCTCGAAGCGGATGTCGTGGTGTACGCAACGGGTTATGGCTCGATGAACGGCTGGGCCGCCGACCTGATTTCGCGCGAGGTGGCCGACAAGGTGGGCAAGGTGTGGGGACTCGGTTCGAACACGACGAAAGACCCGGGGCCGTGGGAGGGCGAGCAGCGCAACATGTGGAAGCCCACGCAGCAGCAGGCGCTCTGGTTTCATGGCGGCAACCTGCATCAGTCGCGTCATTACTCGCAGTATCTGTCGCTGCAACTCAAAGCGCGCATGGAGGGGATTGCGACACCGGTGTTCGGGCTGCAGGAGGTGCATCACCTGTCGTAG